Within the Bactrocera neohumeralis isolate Rockhampton unplaced genomic scaffold, APGP_CSIRO_Bneo_wtdbg2-racon-allhic-juicebox.fasta_v2 ctg5836, whole genome shotgun sequence genome, the region ctctctatttttttttttttttgttacttcgCGATGTCGATTGCGTCGCACTGAGCACAAATCTCAGAGAACACTTCGTCAGCGCTTCTGTTTCCGTCCACGCGGACGTAGAATGGGCGGTAGCAGTCCACCAGCTCGTCTTTCCTTGCTGTGAAGTATGACATTCGGCCCTTCAATGCGGTGGGGGATTCGCCTACCTGCGCATCAAGGCAGCGCGCTGCGCAAACCGTTTCGGGGACGTCCAGAAAAAGAAACCGCTGAGGCGACACGCCGGCCGCCTGCAGCCGGATCGCCTGCGCCTGAGTGCTCGGGAACCCATCAAGAACCCAACCGACACCCTCCTCCTCGGCCGCTTGAATCCTCTCCACGACAGTGCCAACGACCGTTTCGTCTGACACGGCAACGCCCTCGGGCGAGCCGTCGGTGGGCTTCGGCTGGAGGAGATCATCAGCGGTGATGTGGCGAACGTTTCCGTAATGGGCGGCAAGGCGCTGGCATTGCGTTCCTTTGCCGCAGCCCGGGAAGCCAGAGATCACGAGGCGGAGGGGTGTAGGCCGCCGGAGGGCTTCCTCAAGGTACGCCAAGGGGTCGTCCGGCATTTCCCGCAGCACGTCCCGCATAGCCTCGTCTAAGAGCGCTTGAATGTGCTTCCCTTCGAAGTACTTCAGCGAAGCATCCGAAAGGCCGCCGGTGGACATCGGAGAAAGCACGCAGATGCGGACACAGATAAAAATGAAGGaggcacacacacgcacacacacacaaaaaaaagcaCAAAGACAGCGACGGACGCCTATTGCGTTGCCAATGACTGGCTAAAGATGCGCGGCTGGTCGTTTGCGAGTTTCCCGAAAACAGTAACCGAGCGTGAAGTGACGAGAACGAGAGAGAAGTGAAGTTTTAATGACAGCGGTCCAAGTCCAAAATAGCACGGGCTCCCAGGCCACCGCGAGCCCAAGAGTTTTCTCTGTTGTACGTATTGTCATAGCCAATGAGGGCTCGTTCTTCTCTTTTGTGTGTCTGCATGCGCgcagcttttgttttgttttgttttcctttcACTTTTCCTCCTTTGCGGTTCACTCTGTTAACGGAAGAGAGACTCAGCAATTTAACTGAACAGGACACGCGGCGCACTCGACGCAAACAAGAGCCAAGATAGGAAAGAAGGTCGGTGCAACAACGCGTGAGAAGCCAGGGATAGGCTGGCATGAAGGATTAGTGGGGGAACTCGTGTGTTCCCAGGATGGTGTACCGGCGAGAGAGTTACCCCATGGCCAGTACCACCTCTCACCCTTTCACACTGCCTGCCACCTAGCAGAGCTCAAACTCAATGGTGTAGAGGCGGCTCCCCGGTTTAGCGGTGCGCAGGGAAAACCGGACGTCCAGGGTCTCGTCCCCGACGGCCTCAAGGGACAGCACTCCTTCCTCGCGCAGTTGCTGTGGGAGGAGGATCGTCGTTTGCTTCCAGTGCGTGGAAGCGGCTGTCGGCGCAGTGCTAAGAACAGCAGAGCCGTGCCCCACCTCAAACCAAAGTGTGAAGCCGTCTACTGCGATGCGTTTTCCTTTGTCGCTGTGGGGGTCTGCTGCCTCTCCTTCGGGTGCACAGAGCCTGTAATGGGCCATCCCCTCCAACTCTGCCAGTTCTTCGCACCGCAGCGACCCGAGCTCGCGCTCCCACAGCACGGCAGCGGAGTCCTTCTGCACCAGCAGGCATTCCGCAGGGATGACTTCAATGAGAGGGGAGGCTCCGTTCACTGTGAAGTCAAACGCGAGGCGGCCCAGAGTTTCCATCTTCACTCCATCAATGTTGCCCCAGAAAGACTGAAAGCACCGTTTGTAGAGTGGGCCGAGTGTGATAGGCGCCGCAACGAGGCGCGCCGAGGAAGGAACAAGCTCAATCGACGTTGAAACACCCAAGAACGCGTTCACCTCCGTGAAAAACTCTTTGGCAAGCAAGACGGACGGCAGCATCGCCTCGTGCACAAGGTAGAACCCCATCCACTCGGACACAACCACAGAAACCGCGCTCGGTAAAAGCAGACTTATGCGCAGC harbors:
- the LOC126767376 gene encoding uncharacterized protein LOC126767376, with translation MEHVEDFSSEGSQDEQYYSSYEDLAVHRVMLADRPRMEFYRDILTDPTVVGGKVIVDIGSGSGILSAWAAMGGASHVISVEASTMADCQPLIFKENGIAHKVTVLHTTVEAMVEAGAAAFVAAHKSAFTERGFCEFFTEVNAFLGVSTSIELVPSSARLVAAPITLGPLYKRCFQSFWGNIDGVKMETLGRLAFDFTVNGASPLIEVIPAECLLVQKDSAAVLWERELGSLRCEELAELEGMAHYRLCAPEGEAADPHSDKGKRIAVDGFTLWFEVGHGSAVLSTAPTAASTHWKQTTILLPQQLREEGVLSLEAVGDETLDVRFSLRTAKPGSRLYTIEFELC
- the LOC126767375 gene encoding uncharacterized protein LOC126767375 produces the protein MSTGGLSDASLKYFEGKHIQALLDEAMRDVLREMPDDPLAYLEEALRRPTPLRLVISGFPGCGKGTQCQRLAAHYGNVRHITADDLLQPKPTDGSPEGVAVSDETVVGTVVERIQAAEEEGVGWVLDGFPSTQAQAIRLQAAGVSPQRFLFLDVPETVCAARCLDAQVGESPTALKGRMSYFTARKDELVDCYRPFYVRVDGNRSADEVFSEICAQCDAIDIAK